In the genome of Girardinichthys multiradiatus isolate DD_20200921_A chromosome 7, DD_fGirMul_XY1, whole genome shotgun sequence, one region contains:
- the LOC124870771 gene encoding trace amine-associated receptor 13c-like, with protein MATQEEAELCFPQLNSSCRKPTLHWSKAVLLNTVLSFICLTTVFLNLLIIISISQFRKLHTTTNILLLSLAVSDFLVGLLLMPGEILRSTTCWFLGDVICYVYFYLVCLIICGSIGNIVLISVDRYVAICHPLHYATRITLGRVKCCICLCWLGAGFYSIFYVKDDLIQPGRGKSCFGECTFILSYLTGTIDLILTFIIPVSIIILLYMRVFVVAVSQARAMRSHITAVTLHCSANPATKRSELKAARTLGVLIVVYLTCYCPYYTYSLIRTNVTSTKYASFFIFLFYFNSCLNPVIYALFYPWFRKAIKVIVTLQILQPGSCDVNIL; from the exons ATGGCAACACAGGAAGAGGCTGAACTCTGTTTTCCACAACTTAACAGCTCCTGCAGGAAGCCAACACTTCATTGGTCTAAAGCTGTGCTCCTGAACACTGTGCTGTCCTTTATCTGTCTGACCACTGTATTTCTCAACCTGCTCATCATCATTTCAATCTCCCAGTTCAG GAAGCTTCACACCACCACTAACATCCTCCTTCTTTCATTGGCTGTGTCAGATTTCCTTGTGGGTCTCCTGTTGATGCCTGGGGAAATCTTAAGAAGCACAACTTGCTGGTTTCTTGGAGATGTCATATGTTATGTCTATTTTTACCTGGTCTGCCTAATTATCTGTGGTTCTATTGGAAACATTGTTCTCATATCAGTTGACCGTTATGTGGCTATTTGTCACCCTTTACATTATGCCACTAGGATCACTTTAGGAAGAGTCAAGTGCTGTATTTGTCTATGTTGGCTTGGTGCAggtttttacagcattttttatgTGAAGGATGATCTTATTCAACCAGGCAGAGGCAAATCCTGCTTTGGAGAGTGTACGTTTATATTAAGCTATCTGACTGGAACTATTGACCTAATTTTGACTTTTATAATTCCAGTTTCAATTATCATCCTTTTGTACATGAGAGTATTTGTGGTGGCTGTGTCTCAGGCTCGTGCCATGCGCTCTCACATTACAGCTGTCACACTTCATTGTTCAGCGAACCCAGCAACAAAAAGATCAGAGTTAAAAGCAGCCAGGACTCTGGGTGTTCTCATTGTTGTATATCTAACATGTTACTGCCCATATTATACTTACTCCCTTATTAGGACAAATGTGACAAGCACTAAATATGcatcattttttatatttctcttttattttaacTCCTGTCTAAACCCTGTCATATATGCCCTGTTCTACCCCTGGTTCAGAAAAGCTATTAAGGTCATTGTCACGCTTCAGATACTGCAGCCTGGCTCCTGTGATGTAAATATACTGTAG